A single genomic interval of Peribacillus sp. FSL H8-0477 harbors:
- a CDS encoding helix-turn-helix domain-containing protein has product MDFSAVGKKIKELRKQIKLSQGELAEGICTQAQISKIEKGDVYPYASTLYLISQRLGVDVNYFFDIGMTPRLDYVEEVIYQLKLARRNMNYTEMYQLVRTEENNPLFTQHTKNHQLLLWHKGIYQYEVKGDVGKAVSLIEEGLALTQINDKMFSEREIEMTSSMGVIYLADRQYEKSYATFQDALLHIKSLPHVSDKTVKTRLYYNFARLLTRMNQYDESIAYCQKAIKWCLEQDQLYLLAELHYQLGYNLELQENYTEACANMKKSIFLFEMQKDDRFPAFIKKKLDSWIEEKKIEDDLTIVHLNR; this is encoded by the coding sequence ATGGACTTTTCAGCTGTAGGAAAGAAAATAAAAGAACTTCGAAAACAAATTAAACTCTCACAAGGTGAGCTTGCAGAGGGAATTTGTACACAAGCGCAAATTAGCAAAATTGAAAAAGGGGATGTTTACCCCTATGCCTCGACCCTTTATTTAATTTCTCAACGGCTCGGAGTCGATGTAAACTATTTCTTTGATATTGGGATGACTCCAAGACTCGACTATGTTGAAGAGGTTATCTATCAGTTAAAACTTGCACGGCGCAATATGAACTATACCGAAATGTATCAGCTTGTACGAACCGAAGAGAATAACCCATTGTTTACTCAGCACACAAAGAATCATCAATTGCTGCTTTGGCATAAAGGGATTTATCAGTACGAAGTAAAGGGAGATGTGGGAAAAGCTGTTTCCCTAATAGAAGAAGGTCTCGCGCTCACACAAATCAATGACAAGATGTTTTCCGAAAGAGAAATCGAAATGACGAGCAGTATGGGTGTCATTTACTTAGCTGATCGACAATATGAAAAATCCTATGCAACGTTCCAAGATGCTTTACTTCATATAAAGTCCCTCCCGCATGTCAGTGATAAAACGGTCAAGACACGCCTTTATTATAATTTTGCCCGTTTGCTGACTCGTATGAATCAATATGATGAGTCGATCGCCTATTGTCAAAAGGCAATAAAATGGTGCCTTGAGCAGGATCAGCTCTACTTGCTGGCGGAACTGCATTATCAGTTAGGCTATAATCTTGAATTGCAGGAAAACTATACAGAAGCTTGTGCCAATATGAAAAAATCGATTTTCCTGTTTGAGATGCAAAAGGATGACCGTTTCCCTGCTTTTATTAAAAAAAAGCTGGATTCTTGGATTGAAGAAAAGAAAATTGAAGATGATTTGACCATCGTTCATCTAAATCGATAA
- a CDS encoding DEAD/DEAH box helicase: MWNNGRITVKTASLGNGQYTIAAMDEQNAYISSQTIRRLLFTWDDASYYGTRLTEETIDDIPVFIVDAWGLLNFFAKESFNSFIDWEWTELSSLCLSAAPVLFESIDEGIPIPDFASLQQHQIAWSLPQEVEEEFVPDFWKESIHPDLFMEQEESKQTFIERWYNDAANTYLTKYSPVRTKWTEAVSALQETRLSAEELQAFFTPETWQQWLGIESDTMPFIIGLRLTEPIDGQGPWDFSVFLRSKKDDSITADYPSKRLPRGWNKFAKDVDKKIKSWLKIVPWMDNAGQFKATLTENEAWEFLTESSEKLLFLGAEILLPSWWKALQESQIRLKAKVKSQTTRGPSYVGLQALMDFDWRFSINGEDLSEDDFQNLVNEKRRLIYIRGQWVKLDPAFIKQIQVLMETANEKGLALNDLLQQELLTDTDDGEEEDIAGMMRIQFELNQDLARMVSTLRETKNLPILPVPDALQGELRPYQTIGMSWLLFLREHGFGACLADDMGLGKTVQMISYLQYVKEHEEPMTPVDAGADEKQAESAHQVIVEADTESSDIEEETDEQEEVIVEEPAVMIPVNTALIVCPTSVLGNWQRELERFAPELKVHLHYGSNRTKGPAFTQKMQQYDVVLTSFGITHQDIDELSTLYWSSIILDEAQNIKNSQTKQSRAVRKLKGRHHIALTGTPMENRLSELWAIFDFINKGYLGSLKQFQDKYVSLIEREEQKDKIKELQRLIQPFLLRRTKKDKDVALNLPDKQEQKEFVPLTAEQASLYEQLIKDTFDNIEKLSAFERKGMILAMLTKLKQLCNHPALYLKEDSEIDIVQKAKRSGKLEKLTEITDAVQEQNESCLIFTQYIGMGNMMKELLEKRYGHKVPFLNGSNNKKQRDDMIERFQNGEFPIFILSLKAGGTGLNLTEANHVIHYDRWWNPAVENQATDRAYRIGQQRFVHVHKLICTGTLEEKIDKMLDKKQALNDEIISSSSDNWITELSTEEIKDLVSLN; the protein is encoded by the coding sequence ATGTGGAATAACGGAAGAATCACCGTCAAGACGGCTTCTCTTGGCAATGGACAATACACCATTGCGGCGATGGACGAACAAAATGCCTATATTTCCTCCCAAACCATTCGCCGGCTCCTGTTCACCTGGGACGATGCAAGCTATTATGGGACCCGTTTGACAGAAGAAACTATTGATGATATTCCGGTATTCATTGTCGATGCTTGGGGTCTGCTCAATTTCTTTGCGAAGGAAAGCTTTAACTCCTTTATTGATTGGGAATGGACGGAATTATCCTCACTTTGTCTGTCTGCTGCGCCTGTTTTATTTGAGTCAATTGATGAAGGCATTCCGATTCCGGACTTTGCCAGTCTTCAACAGCATCAGATTGCTTGGTCACTCCCTCAGGAGGTTGAAGAAGAATTCGTCCCTGATTTTTGGAAAGAGAGCATACACCCTGATCTTTTTATGGAACAAGAAGAATCAAAGCAAACATTCATTGAACGCTGGTACAATGATGCTGCGAATACGTATCTTACCAAGTATTCTCCCGTTCGAACTAAATGGACTGAAGCAGTAAGTGCTCTTCAGGAAACACGACTCTCAGCGGAAGAGCTTCAAGCCTTCTTCACACCGGAGACGTGGCAGCAATGGCTTGGGATTGAAAGCGATACGATGCCGTTCATTATTGGTCTGCGCTTAACGGAACCGATAGATGGTCAGGGACCTTGGGACTTCTCAGTTTTTCTGCGTTCTAAAAAAGATGATTCGATTACAGCGGATTATCCATCTAAACGTCTCCCTCGCGGCTGGAACAAGTTTGCCAAAGATGTGGATAAGAAGATCAAATCGTGGTTGAAAATTGTCCCATGGATGGACAACGCCGGCCAATTTAAGGCTACATTGACAGAAAATGAAGCATGGGAGTTTCTAACCGAATCCAGCGAAAAACTATTGTTCCTTGGGGCTGAAATTCTTCTGCCTTCTTGGTGGAAAGCTCTTCAGGAATCACAGATTCGATTAAAAGCTAAAGTGAAAAGTCAAACAACCCGCGGTCCTTCCTATGTAGGACTTCAAGCGCTGATGGACTTCGACTGGCGTTTCTCGATTAACGGAGAAGATTTATCCGAAGATGACTTCCAAAACCTCGTGAATGAAAAGCGTCGCTTAATTTATATTCGCGGTCAATGGGTGAAACTTGATCCTGCGTTCATTAAACAAATACAAGTGTTAATGGAAACGGCCAATGAAAAAGGCTTAGCACTTAACGATTTACTGCAGCAGGAGTTATTAACAGACACCGATGATGGTGAAGAAGAAGATATCGCAGGGATGATGCGGATACAGTTCGAATTAAATCAAGACCTGGCACGAATGGTCAGCACCCTTCGCGAAACCAAGAACCTCCCTATTCTACCGGTCCCAGATGCCCTTCAGGGTGAACTTAGGCCGTATCAAACCATTGGAATGAGCTGGCTGTTATTTCTCCGTGAGCATGGCTTTGGTGCTTGCCTGGCCGATGACATGGGTCTTGGTAAGACTGTACAAATGATTTCTTATCTTCAATATGTAAAAGAACACGAAGAACCAATGACACCTGTTGATGCTGGTGCGGATGAAAAACAAGCGGAATCTGCACATCAAGTGATTGTCGAAGCGGATACTGAAAGCAGTGATATAGAGGAAGAAACCGACGAACAAGAAGAAGTCATCGTGGAGGAACCAGCCGTGATGATTCCCGTTAATACCGCCCTGATCGTTTGTCCAACATCTGTTCTTGGCAACTGGCAGCGCGAACTTGAACGGTTTGCGCCTGAGTTGAAGGTCCATCTTCATTATGGTTCCAACCGCACTAAGGGACCTGCCTTCACACAAAAAATGCAGCAATATGATGTGGTACTGACCTCATTCGGCATCACCCATCAAGATATTGACGAACTTAGTACTCTCTATTGGAGCAGTATTATCCTTGATGAAGCGCAGAATATTAAAAACTCACAGACTAAGCAATCGCGTGCTGTTCGTAAGCTGAAGGGGCGCCACCATATCGCCCTTACCGGTACACCGATGGAAAATCGCCTTAGCGAGCTTTGGGCTATTTTTGATTTTATTAATAAAGGATATCTCGGATCATTAAAACAGTTCCAAGATAAATATGTATCTCTGATTGAACGTGAAGAACAAAAAGATAAAATTAAAGAATTGCAGCGCTTGATTCAGCCGTTCTTACTAAGACGGACGAAGAAGGATAAAGATGTTGCCCTTAATCTTCCAGATAAGCAAGAACAGAAAGAGTTTGTGCCGTTAACCGCGGAACAAGCTTCCCTGTATGAGCAGCTGATTAAAGATACCTTTGATAATATTGAGAAGCTGTCCGCTTTCGAACGTAAAGGGATGATTTTAGCCATGCTGACGAAACTGAAGCAGCTATGCAACCACCCCGCGTTGTATCTGAAGGAAGACTCCGAAATCGATATTGTGCAAAAGGCGAAGCGTTCCGGTAAGCTTGAAAAACTAACCGAAATTACCGATGCCGTGCAAGAACAAAATGAAAGCTGTCTCATTTTCACCCAATATATTGGGATGGGCAATATGATGAAAGAGCTGCTTGAAAAGCGCTATGGTCATAAGGTTCCCTTCTTAAATGGCAGCAATAACAAAAAACAACGTGATGACATGATTGAACGCTTCCAAAACGGTGAATTCCCAATCTTTATTCTCTCGCTTAAAGCCGGTGGAACGGGTCTTAACC